Proteins from a single region of Labedella gwakjiensis:
- a CDS encoding carbohydrate ABC transporter permease, translating into MSSPSLDARPSLASDAGADGPILTVRPTRRVAARAAARRAALTGWILLVPALAAYVGFVIWPLIQGVQYSFYDWNGIGVAEWVGLDNYATVFTDPALLGSIVNAFILILFFTVIPVTVGLVLATLIRSIRAGVFSSAAQTILFLPQIIPLAAAGIAWSWMYAQTGTINQILGWIGLGGITRSWLADYATALPAVGLIGSWVLTGLCTVLLLTGIGKIDTALYEAIRLDGAGWWREFFTITVPGLRQEIVVLVTLTVIAALSSFDIIYTSTQGGPGRATLVPGISIFRIGFTQSDVGLASAFGIVLMVLVLAVVLPIQRLSKAND; encoded by the coding sequence ATGTCGTCGCCCTCGCTCGACGCTCGCCCCTCGCTGGCGAGCGATGCCGGGGCGGACGGTCCCATCCTCACCGTCCGCCCCACCCGTCGGGTCGCCGCTCGCGCGGCGGCCCGACGGGCCGCGCTCACGGGGTGGATCCTGCTCGTCCCCGCCCTCGCCGCCTACGTCGGCTTCGTGATCTGGCCCCTCATCCAGGGCGTCCAGTACTCGTTCTACGACTGGAACGGCATCGGCGTGGCCGAGTGGGTCGGTCTCGACAACTACGCGACCGTCTTCACCGATCCGGCCCTCCTCGGCTCGATCGTGAACGCGTTCATCCTCATCCTCTTCTTCACCGTCATCCCCGTGACGGTGGGACTCGTGCTCGCGACGCTCATCCGGTCGATCCGCGCCGGCGTCTTCTCGAGCGCGGCCCAGACGATCCTCTTCCTCCCGCAGATCATCCCGCTCGCCGCGGCCGGTATCGCCTGGTCGTGGATGTACGCGCAGACGGGGACGATCAACCAGATCCTCGGTTGGATCGGCCTCGGCGGCATCACCCGCTCGTGGCTCGCCGACTACGCGACGGCACTGCCGGCCGTCGGCCTCATCGGCTCGTGGGTGCTCACGGGCCTCTGCACCGTGCTGCTGCTCACCGGCATCGGCAAGATCGACACGGCGCTGTACGAGGCCATCCGCCTCGACGGAGCCGGGTGGTGGCGCGAGTTCTTCACCATCACGGTCCCGGGCCTCCGCCAGGAGATCGTCGTGCTCGTGACCCTCACCGTGATCGCAGCGCTGTCGAGCTTCGACATCATCTACACGTCCACCCAGGGCGGACCGGGCCGGGCCACCCTCGTGCCCGGCATCTCGATCTTCCGGATCGGATTCACCCAGAGCGACGTGGGCCTCGCGTCCGCGTTCGGCATCGTGCTCATGGTGCTCGTGCTCGCGGTGGTCCTTCCGATCCAAAGACTCTCGAAGGCGAACGACTGA
- a CDS encoding dienelactone hydrolase family protein has translation MSASDSQSTSAPTSTLDGWSRRPFTSAGITHDCFEKGTGPGVVLIPEIPGLTPEVLGLADHLVEQGFTVVVPSPFGTPGREGTVGYTLGVVARLCVAAEFRAFAVGARRPITAYIRGVAADLAARTPGRGVGVIGMCFTGGFALAAAVDDSVSASILSQPAAPFPVGARRQADPSMSPAEFGVVAGRASRGEVCAIGLRFSEDASVPPARFRTISERLGDAFEVIELDSSAGNPWGFPRRAHSVLTSEVRETPGHPALAARDRVVAFLRERLG, from the coding sequence ATGAGTGCGTCCGACAGCCAGAGCACCAGCGCGCCGACCTCGACGCTCGACGGGTGGTCGCGCCGGCCGTTCACGTCGGCCGGGATCACCCATGACTGCTTCGAGAAGGGGACGGGGCCCGGCGTCGTCCTCATCCCCGAGATCCCCGGGCTCACACCGGAGGTCCTCGGGCTCGCCGACCATCTCGTCGAACAGGGCTTCACCGTGGTCGTCCCGTCGCCGTTCGGGACCCCCGGCCGCGAGGGAACGGTCGGGTACACGCTCGGCGTCGTGGCCCGCTTGTGCGTCGCCGCCGAGTTCCGCGCCTTCGCCGTGGGGGCGCGGCGCCCGATCACGGCCTACATCCGGGGCGTCGCCGCCGACCTCGCGGCACGGACGCCCGGTCGCGGCGTCGGTGTCATCGGCATGTGCTTCACGGGCGGCTTCGCGCTCGCTGCGGCCGTCGACGACTCCGTGAGCGCGTCGATCCTGAGCCAGCCGGCCGCACCCTTCCCCGTGGGCGCGCGGCGACAGGCGGACCCCTCGATGTCACCGGCGGAGTTCGGTGTGGTCGCGGGGAGGGCGTCCCGCGGCGAGGTCTGCGCGATCGGCCTGCGCTTCAGCGAGGACGCGAGCGTGCCGCCCGCACGGTTCCGCACCATCAGCGAGCGCCTCGGCGACGCCTTCGAGGTCATCGAGCTCGATTCGTCGGCCGGGAACCCGTGGGGTTTCCCCCGCCGCGCGCATTCCGTGCTCACGAGCGAGGTCCGCGAGACGCCCGGCCACCCGGCTCTCGCCGCCCGGGACCGCGTGGTCGCGTTCCTCCGCGAGCGCCTCGGCTGA
- a CDS encoding DeoR/GlpR family DNA-binding transcription regulator, with translation MYATERHQEIIASIEADGRVSVTELSRRFNVTSETIRRDLDQLESVGHVRRVHGGAVSASRASVAEPTLADRETLNRDGKRRIAAAAIRLVPAGFRGSVLVDSGTTTGAFAARLGEWAPETPGDTLDVITNSVPIAAALYGAPALDLHLLGGRVRGETSAAVGAPTVEQLDRLRPDIAFIGTNGVSADFGLSTPDELEAAVKAAMVRCARRRILLADSGKLGEEALHRFAALGDLDMLITDAEPDARLSKTLESVGVEVVVA, from the coding sequence ATGTACGCAACGGAGCGGCACCAGGAGATCATCGCCTCCATCGAGGCCGACGGCCGCGTCTCCGTCACCGAGCTGTCCCGCCGCTTCAACGTGACGAGCGAGACCATCCGCCGCGACCTCGACCAGCTCGAATCGGTCGGCCACGTCCGCCGCGTCCACGGCGGCGCCGTCTCCGCCTCCCGCGCGAGCGTCGCCGAGCCCACGCTCGCCGACCGTGAGACCCTCAACCGCGACGGCAAGCGGCGCATCGCCGCGGCCGCCATCCGGCTCGTGCCCGCGGGTTTCCGCGGATCGGTCCTCGTCGACTCGGGCACCACGACGGGCGCGTTCGCGGCGCGGCTCGGGGAGTGGGCACCCGAGACGCCGGGGGACACCCTCGACGTCATCACCAACTCCGTACCCATCGCCGCCGCCCTCTACGGCGCACCCGCGCTCGACCTCCACCTCCTCGGCGGCCGGGTGCGCGGCGAGACGAGCGCGGCCGTCGGCGCCCCCACCGTCGAGCAGCTCGACCGCCTCCGACCGGACATCGCCTTCATCGGCACGAACGGCGTGAGCGCCGACTTCGGCCTCAGCACCCCCGACGAACTCGAGGCGGCCGTGAAGGCCGCGATGGTTCGCTGCGCCCGCCGCCGCATCCTGCTCGCCGACTCCGGCAAGCTCGGTGAGGAGGCGCTCCACCGCTTCGCCGCCCTCGGCGACCTCGACATGCTCATCACCGACGCCGAGCCCGACGCGCGGCTCTCGAAGACCCTCGAATCCGTGGGTGTGGAGGTGGTGGTCGCATGA
- a CDS encoding serine hydrolase domain-containing protein, with product MSAVRSVPVHGTVAPRFDAVRSAFEQAFAGADGGVDTEMGAALAVRYRGEPVVDLWGGVADVRDGRPWREDTASVVFSSTKGVMSLLAARLVQDGLLDYEAPVARYWPEFAAAGKERVLVRHALSHQAGLSAPRRDLTRDDLLDWTRVTDALAEQAPLWEPGTGYSYHALTHGWLAGELVRRVTGLMPGEYLRQLLTDPLAADFWLGLPVEQRERLAPMTVGPSLAALTAAQEAQRAPDTIDWPARAMTLGAAFPPELIADGVGFNDVEVLGAQVPGAGGVGTARALAAMWSSTVVETDGVRSLDEVVVHEATREQTSGRPVFDLPGPWPRWGMGFQLDSEARRLLTPSSFGHDGAGGQVAFADPEHEVGFAFLTNRMEAGDDRRATRIVDALRDALADGTRSA from the coding sequence ATGAGCGCCGTGCGCTCCGTCCCCGTCCACGGCACGGTCGCCCCGCGGTTCGACGCCGTCCGCTCGGCGTTCGAGCAGGCGTTCGCCGGAGCGGATGGCGGTGTCGACACCGAGATGGGTGCGGCACTCGCCGTGCGCTACCGCGGCGAACCCGTCGTGGACCTCTGGGGCGGCGTCGCGGACGTGCGCGACGGTCGGCCCTGGCGGGAGGACACGGCGAGCGTCGTGTTCTCCTCCACGAAGGGCGTCATGTCGCTCCTCGCGGCCCGGCTCGTGCAGGACGGGCTGCTCGACTACGAGGCGCCCGTGGCCCGTTACTGGCCCGAGTTCGCCGCCGCCGGCAAGGAGAGAGTGCTCGTGCGGCACGCCCTCTCCCACCAGGCGGGACTCTCGGCGCCGCGACGCGACCTCACCAGGGACGACCTCCTCGACTGGACGCGCGTGACCGACGCGCTCGCCGAACAGGCGCCCCTGTGGGAGCCCGGCACCGGCTACTCGTACCACGCGCTGACGCACGGCTGGCTCGCCGGCGAGCTCGTGCGACGGGTCACGGGGCTCATGCCGGGCGAGTACCTCCGGCAGCTGCTCACCGATCCGCTCGCCGCGGACTTCTGGCTCGGCCTGCCGGTGGAGCAGCGCGAGCGACTCGCGCCGATGACGGTGGGTCCGTCGCTCGCCGCCCTCACGGCGGCGCAGGAGGCGCAGCGCGCGCCCGACACGATCGACTGGCCGGCGCGAGCGATGACCCTCGGAGCGGCCTTCCCGCCCGAGCTCATCGCCGACGGCGTCGGCTTCAACGACGTCGAGGTGCTCGGCGCGCAGGTCCCGGGCGCCGGCGGCGTGGGCACGGCGCGCGCGCTCGCCGCGATGTGGTCGTCGACGGTCGTCGAGACCGACGGGGTGCGCTCGCTCGACGAGGTGGTCGTGCACGAGGCGACCCGCGAGCAGACCTCCGGCCGTCCCGTCTTCGACCTCCCCGGCCCGTGGCCGCGGTGGGGGATGGGCTTCCAGCTCGACTCCGAGGCGCGGCGCCTCCTCACGCCCTCCTCGTTCGGACACGACGGCGCCGGCGGGCAGGTGGCCTTCGCCGACCCGGAGCACGAGGTGGGCTTCGCGTTCCTCACCAACCGCATGGAGGCGGGCGACGACAGGCGCGCCACCCGCATCGTCGACGCGCTGCGCGACGCGCTCGCGGACGGGACCCGCTCGGCATGA
- a CDS encoding carbohydrate ABC transporter permease: MKASRIEAWTGRILLVAILVLTVLPLVSMLSAALQPADRNPTGLVWPTDPQWGNFVEAFEVGNVWVLMQSSAFIVLGVVPISILVATLAGYALGALKIPGSRAILLFFVLGLTIPFEALIIPLYYQSQSMGTLNTQWAVILPLIGLYMPFSVFWMRAHFVNVPPELSEAARVDGASVWQEFRSVQLPLARPALSALAILLFLWTWNQFLLPVVLIANPLNRTVAGALTFFQGQYSLSIPLLNAGALIIITPAIIVFLVFQRQFIRALLQGAVKG, from the coding sequence ATGAAAGCCAGCCGCATCGAGGCGTGGACGGGTCGCATCCTGCTCGTCGCGATCCTCGTGCTCACCGTCCTGCCGCTCGTCAGCATGCTGTCGGCGGCCCTCCAACCCGCCGATCGCAACCCGACGGGACTCGTCTGGCCCACCGATCCGCAGTGGGGCAACTTCGTCGAGGCCTTCGAGGTGGGCAATGTGTGGGTTCTCATGCAGTCGAGCGCGTTCATCGTGCTCGGCGTCGTGCCCATCAGCATCCTCGTCGCCACCCTCGCCGGCTATGCGCTCGGGGCGCTCAAGATCCCGGGCTCGCGCGCGATCCTGCTCTTCTTCGTGCTCGGTCTCACGATCCCGTTCGAAGCGCTCATCATCCCGCTGTACTACCAGTCGCAGTCGATGGGCACTCTCAACACCCAGTGGGCCGTGATCCTCCCCCTCATCGGCCTGTACATGCCGTTCAGCGTCTTCTGGATGCGCGCCCACTTCGTGAACGTGCCGCCCGAGCTGTCCGAGGCCGCGCGCGTGGACGGCGCGAGTGTGTGGCAGGAGTTCCGCAGCGTCCAGCTGCCGCTCGCCCGCCCGGCGCTCTCCGCCCTCGCGATCCTGCTCTTCCTCTGGACGTGGAACCAGTTCCTGCTCCCGGTGGTGCTCATCGCGAACCCGCTCAACCGCACGGTCGCCGGTGCGCTGACGTTCTTCCAGGGCCAGTATTCGCTGAGCATCCCGCTGCTCAACGCCGGAGCGCTCATCATCATCACGCCGGCGATCATCGTGTTCCTCGTCTTCCAGCGGCAGTTCATCCGCGCGCTCCTCCAGGGCGCGGTGAAGGGATGA
- a CDS encoding 1-phosphofructokinase family hexose kinase yields MIVTVTANPSIDRTIELSEPLKRGEVQVVAEQHEQAGGKGVNVARALHAAAVDVLAVVPCDASDPFLTELAELEASVANVPTGALVRTNVTVSEPDGTTTKLNAAGEPLTAAAVERLIAETARRAATAQWLVLAGSVPPGATEDLYPRLIAAVRARSAELGVPAPAVAVDTSGPALASVIRSAGTSGGVDLIKPNAHELAELAATLGYTDVPDGDALEADPELAARVAESLLPELGVAAMLLTLGAAGALLVTRDGSWAARPPRITPRSTVGAGDSSLAGYLVAVHAGQPPERAIGLAVAYGAAAASLAGSTVPRPDQTRPDLVEVTPLPRIVAGHQ; encoded by the coding sequence ATGATCGTCACCGTCACGGCCAACCCCTCGATCGATCGCACGATCGAACTCTCCGAGCCGCTCAAGCGCGGCGAGGTGCAGGTGGTCGCCGAGCAGCACGAGCAGGCCGGTGGCAAGGGCGTCAACGTGGCGCGGGCGCTCCACGCAGCCGCCGTCGACGTGCTCGCCGTGGTGCCGTGCGACGCGAGCGACCCCTTCCTCACGGAGCTCGCCGAGCTCGAGGCGTCCGTCGCGAACGTGCCGACGGGTGCTCTCGTCCGCACCAACGTGACCGTGAGCGAACCAGACGGCACCACGACGAAGCTCAACGCCGCGGGCGAGCCCCTCACAGCCGCGGCCGTCGAGCGGCTCATCGCGGAGACGGCCCGTCGCGCGGCGACGGCGCAGTGGCTCGTCCTCGCCGGTTCCGTCCCCCCAGGCGCCACCGAGGACCTCTACCCCCGCCTCATCGCGGCCGTGCGTGCGCGATCCGCGGAGCTCGGCGTGCCGGCGCCCGCCGTCGCCGTCGACACCTCCGGGCCCGCCCTCGCCTCCGTGATCCGCTCGGCGGGCACGTCGGGCGGCGTCGACCTCATCAAGCCCAACGCCCACGAGCTCGCCGAGCTCGCCGCGACCCTCGGCTACACCGACGTCCCGGACGGCGACGCCCTCGAGGCCGACCCGGAGCTCGCCGCACGCGTAGCCGAATCGCTCCTGCCCGAGCTCGGGGTGGCGGCCATGCTGCTCACGCTCGGCGCGGCCGGGGCGCTGCTCGTGACGCGCGACGGATCCTGGGCGGCCCGGCCGCCGCGGATCACCCCGCGGTCCACCGTCGGCGCCGGCGACTCGTCGCTCGCCGGCTACCTCGTCGCCGTGCACGCCGGGCAGCCGCCCGAGCGTGCCATCGGCCTCGCCGTCGCCTACGGTGCGGCGGCCGCCTCCCTCGCGGGCAGCACCGTTCCGCGTCCCGATCAGACCCGTCCCGACCTCGTCGAGGTCACCCCCCTTCCGCGCATCGTCGCCGGACACCAGTAA